From the Caballeronia sp. NK8 genome, one window contains:
- a CDS encoding SIMPL domain-containing protein (The SIMPL domain is named for its presence in mouse protein SIMPL (signalling molecule that associates with mouse pelle-like kinase). Bacterial member BP26, from Brucella, was shown to assemble into a channel-like structure, while YggE from E. coli has been associated with resistance to oxidative stress.), which yields MINKKTAAALALLAMSGAALSFSQMAAAQTVITQPQPSGVLSLSAQANAQVPQDVVDITLFYEQEAADPSSLTNTLNQRAEAALREAKGVENVTAKSGSFTVYPTTDRDGKISAWRGRTEVVLESHDFAAASKLAGKMSSSMQVGSVAFSLSPEAQRAAEQRLVSQAIDSFRKQAQTAAQAFGYSNFTIREVNVGRSGNQPRPIMMMQARAMSNDAKMAAPIAMEAGTSTVTVDVSGSVQMGR from the coding sequence ATGATCAACAAGAAAACCGCTGCCGCGCTCGCGCTTCTCGCGATGTCGGGCGCAGCGCTCAGCTTCTCTCAAATGGCCGCCGCGCAAACGGTGATTACGCAGCCGCAGCCCTCGGGCGTGCTGTCCCTATCGGCGCAGGCCAACGCGCAAGTGCCGCAGGATGTCGTCGACATCACGCTTTTTTATGAGCAGGAAGCGGCCGATCCCTCCTCGCTCACCAACACGCTCAATCAGCGCGCAGAAGCCGCGTTGCGCGAAGCCAAGGGCGTCGAGAACGTGACCGCCAAGAGCGGCTCGTTCACCGTGTACCCCACCACCGACCGCGACGGCAAGATCTCCGCGTGGCGCGGCCGCACGGAAGTCGTGCTCGAATCGCACGATTTCGCGGCGGCGTCGAAGCTCGCGGGGAAGATGAGTTCGTCGATGCAGGTGGGCAGCGTCGCGTTTTCGCTGTCGCCGGAAGCGCAGCGCGCGGCGGAGCAGAGGCTCGTTTCGCAAGCCATCGATTCGTTCCGCAAGCAGGCGCAAACCGCCGCGCAAGCGTTCGGCTATAGCAATTTCACGATTCGGGAAGTGAATGTCGGACGCAGCGGGAATCAGCCGCGCCCGATCATGATGATGCAGGCGCGCGCGATGAGCAACGATGCGAAGATGGCCGCGCCGATCGCCATGGAAGCGGGCACGTCGACGGTGACCGTCGACGTCTCCGGTTCGGTGCAGATGGGACGTTGA
- a CDS encoding cell division protein ZapA codes for MTNTQIEVSILGQPYRLACSPETEGALREAVARVDAEMNKVRNASNVRGTDRIAVMAALSLASELLKLQDSVRHGEAFPAEEIRRTMHSMNEQLGAVIAQYEAQ; via the coding sequence ATGACGAACACGCAGATCGAAGTTTCCATTCTCGGGCAGCCGTATCGCCTCGCGTGCTCGCCGGAAACGGAAGGCGCGTTGCGCGAAGCAGTCGCGCGCGTCGACGCCGAGATGAACAAGGTGCGCAATGCAAGCAACGTGCGCGGCACGGATCGCATCGCGGTGATGGCGGCGCTTTCGCTGGCGTCGGAATTGCTTAAGCTGCAAGACAGCGTGCGCCACGGCGAGGCTTTCCCCGCCGAGGAAATCCGCCGCACCATGCATTCGATGAACGAACAACTGGGCGCCGTCATCGCGCAATACGAAGCGCAGTAA
- a CDS encoding TonB-dependent receptor → MSSPLGALAALITLPLASTAHAADDASQTLAPVVVTATRAPQPLAESIPQTSVFDEQDIADTNATDALGLVALAPGVQVTRNGGPGANSGLFIRGAASSQSLVLIDGVRVESASLGAAQLSQLMLDQIGRVEVVNGNVSALYGSNAIGGVVQIFTKEGEPHPPRFSFEAEYGSYHTQRQSAGVNGALDKDGRTTFSLNVSREKTDGFSSLDPAIAPGANPNANGYLNESVAATLRHQFSDKWDAGVRFLQSNGINSFDDAYGQPADINETHDRVRSASVFANGRITDSWTTHFIIGQGQDRANIEQNGVYTSRFNSENRQYTWQNDVRITEAHKLLFGYEHLDQTLDSDQFSAPDRHVNSVFAGYVGHIGASDLQANLRHDQYSDFGGANSYYLGYAYNFDTHWKASASYAASFRAPSFDDLYYPFSGNPSIQPERSHSVEAALQYASNALGVARVTLFQTRYSNLIDYVSDGGFYYVAQNVGRAKVQGIEGSWAGHVGATDVRAGVTFQNPVDETNHQDLTRRARHFATLTAHRTIGRWRVGGEWIVSGERSDYDSTLAGYGIVNLSARYDISKSWYVTARIDNLFDKDYELAYSYNTPRRGAYVTLGWHPS, encoded by the coding sequence ATGTCATCGCCTCTGGGCGCGCTCGCCGCGCTCATTACCTTGCCGCTCGCCAGCACCGCGCACGCCGCCGACGACGCATCGCAAACGCTTGCGCCGGTCGTCGTCACCGCGACGCGCGCGCCGCAGCCGCTCGCCGAATCGATCCCGCAGACGTCGGTGTTCGACGAACAGGACATCGCCGACACCAATGCCACTGACGCGCTCGGCCTCGTCGCGCTCGCACCCGGCGTGCAGGTCACGCGCAATGGCGGACCGGGCGCGAACTCGGGTCTCTTTATACGCGGCGCGGCGTCGTCGCAATCGCTGGTTCTGATCGACGGCGTGCGCGTCGAATCGGCGTCGCTCGGCGCGGCGCAGTTGTCGCAACTGATGCTCGACCAGATCGGACGCGTCGAAGTCGTCAACGGCAATGTATCGGCGCTGTATGGTTCGAATGCGATCGGCGGCGTCGTGCAGATTTTCACGAAGGAAGGCGAGCCGCATCCGCCGCGTTTCAGCTTCGAGGCCGAGTACGGCAGCTATCACACGCAGCGTCAGTCGGCGGGCGTGAACGGCGCGCTCGACAAGGACGGCCGCACGACCTTCAGCCTGAACGTTTCGCGCGAGAAGACCGACGGCTTTTCGTCGCTCGATCCGGCCATCGCGCCGGGCGCGAATCCGAACGCGAACGGCTATCTGAACGAGAGCGTTGCGGCGACGCTGCGTCATCAGTTCAGCGACAAATGGGACGCGGGCGTGCGCTTCCTGCAATCGAACGGCATCAACAGTTTCGACGACGCCTACGGCCAGCCCGCCGACATCAACGAAACGCACGACCGCGTGCGCTCCGCGTCCGTGTTCGCGAACGGCAGAATCACCGACAGCTGGACCACGCACTTCATCATCGGGCAGGGACAGGACCGCGCGAATATCGAGCAGAACGGCGTCTATACGAGCCGCTTCAACTCGGAGAACCGTCAATACACCTGGCAGAACGATGTCAGGATCACCGAGGCGCACAAGTTGCTCTTCGGTTACGAGCATCTCGATCAGACGCTCGATTCCGATCAGTTCAGCGCGCCCGATCGTCACGTGAACTCGGTGTTCGCGGGCTACGTGGGGCATATCGGCGCAAGCGATTTGCAGGCGAATCTGCGTCACGACCAGTATTCCGATTTCGGCGGCGCGAACAGCTACTATCTGGGCTACGCGTACAACTTCGATACGCACTGGAAGGCGAGCGCGAGCTATGCGGCGTCGTTTCGCGCGCCGAGTTTCGACGACCTCTACTATCCGTTCAGCGGCAATCCGTCGATTCAGCCGGAGCGCAGCCATTCGGTGGAGGCGGCGTTGCAGTACGCATCGAATGCGCTCGGCGTCGCGCGCGTCACGCTGTTCCAGACGCGCTATTCGAATCTGATCGACTATGTGTCCGATGGCGGCTTCTACTATGTCGCGCAGAACGTCGGGCGCGCGAAAGTGCAGGGCATCGAGGGATCGTGGGCGGGCCATGTCGGCGCAACGGATGTGCGCGCGGGCGTGACGTTCCAGAATCCCGTCGACGAAACGAATCACCAGGACCTGACGCGCCGCGCGCGGCATTTCGCGACGCTCACCGCGCATCGCACGATCGGGCGCTGGCGTGTCGGCGGCGAGTGGATCGTGAGCGGAGAGCGCAGCGATTACGATTCGACGCTCGCGGGATATGGCATCGTGAATCTGTCGGCGCGCTACGACATCTCGAAGTCGTGGTACGTCACGGCGCGCATCGACAACCTGTTCGACAAGGACTATGAACTCGCGTACTCGTACAACACGCCACGACGCGGCGCCTATGTCACGCTCGGCTGGCATCCGTCGTGA
- a CDS encoding ATPase — MLNELESLSGNIGRLIQISERHKQAREALQEQLEQLRADHANVQAELEQVREERDTLQSERDSLSAKIDDAQVRLNAILEKLPRAKSAQHAEADNQLDLLEADSQETHEAELHGEHHQGEKA, encoded by the coding sequence ATGCTCAACGAACTCGAATCACTGTCAGGAAATATCGGCCGGCTGATCCAGATCAGCGAGCGCCACAAGCAGGCGCGCGAAGCGCTGCAGGAACAACTCGAACAGCTGCGCGCCGATCACGCGAACGTGCAGGCCGAACTCGAGCAGGTGCGTGAAGAACGCGACACGCTGCAATCCGAACGCGACTCGCTCTCCGCGAAAATCGACGACGCGCAAGTGCGCCTCAACGCGATTCTCGAAAAGCTGCCGCGTGCGAAGTCCGCGCAACATGCCGAAGCGGACAATCAACTCGATCTCCTCGAAGCCGATTCCCAGGAAACACATGAAGCGGAATTGCACGGCGAACATCATCAGGGAGAGAAGGCATGA
- a CDS encoding EVE domain-containing protein, whose protein sequence is MRYWLMKSEPDEASIDHLAHAPKKTLPWTGVRNYQARNFMRDQMQIGDGVLFYHSSCPEPGIAGIAKVCSTSYPDPTQFDPKSDYYDPKSTQETPRWMLVDVKFVKKTPLVPLAALREHKELADMQVLARGNRLSITPVTEAQWRFITEQLV, encoded by the coding sequence ATGCGCTACTGGCTGATGAAGTCCGAACCGGACGAAGCGAGCATCGATCATCTCGCGCACGCGCCGAAAAAAACCTTGCCATGGACGGGCGTGCGCAACTATCAGGCGCGCAACTTCATGCGCGATCAGATGCAGATCGGCGACGGCGTGCTGTTCTATCATTCGAGCTGTCCGGAGCCGGGCATCGCGGGCATCGCGAAAGTGTGCTCGACGTCCTATCCCGATCCCACGCAATTCGATCCGAAGAGCGATTACTACGATCCGAAGTCCACGCAGGAAACGCCGCGCTGGATGCTCGTCGACGTGAAGTTCGTGAAGAAGACACCGCTGGTCCCGCTCGCCGCGCTGCGTGAGCACAAGGAACTCGCCGACATGCAGGTGCTCGCGCGCGGCAATCGCCTGTCGATCACGCCGGTGACCGAAGCGCAATGGCGATTTATTACCGAGCAACTCGTCTAA